One region of Cydia pomonella isolate Wapato2018A chromosome 25, ilCydPomo1, whole genome shotgun sequence genomic DNA includes:
- the LOC133531572 gene encoding zinc finger protein 708-like isoform X2 → MDVENLKSWVSQPDVCRCCLSASGTWDLTASYVTEAGIKEVFSDILQECYGISLSYLSEWGPSRLVCALCVGHLRDATSFKKQVQEADKYFTEYLSKKDSIETVKTEPDMDYCADDFADQMEIGKTDTSPLRKGVKLTLKQNKSANRKRHKHSRAQEKPRNDSDCDSDTPLTLLSKSRDIDTNNSDINNDDNMGHIALGCEETDDKTDNHIAGHQPVKINAIKQISERRRVILTCGAVLRDTTACPFRHHKSWFQCFFCHENFIQLNLLRTHTNETHSDIEGELKKIKRYPRSLQIEISNLECRHCNLNLTDVENMRRHLCDVHNKVIYRECIADYKVDASPYTCHLCTQEFHVFRTLTTHLNEHYANCICDVCGKSFLNSKRLKVHKRTHDIGNFPCSECGKTLKTKISKANHMESAHSKRIIKCQICFKPMKHYNDRIKHMSEAHNITHKFKCPICAREYNIKHYLATHIRQTHGHKNKKCSECGMAFITNHGLKKHMLKHTGEKPYTCSVCCKAYARSYTLREHMRAHENDRRYMCPE, encoded by the exons atGGACGTAGAGAATTTAAAGAGCTGGGTATCACAACCAGACGTCTGTCGGTGCTGCCTCTCAGCCAGCGGTACCTGGGACCTTACAGCATCGTACGTTACAGAGGCTGGAATCAAAGAAGTATTTTCAGACATTTTACAGGAATGTTACGGGATATCT CTCTCGTACCTATCAGAGTGGGGACCAAGTCGGCTGGTGTGTGCGTTATGTGTAGGACACCTGAGGGACGCCACCAGCTTCAAGAAACAAGTGCAAGAGGCAGACAAATACTTCACAGAATATCTTAGTAAGAAAG ACAGCATTGAAACGGTAAAGACTGAACCAGATATGGACTACTGTGCAGATGACTTTGCTGACCAAATGGAAATAGGTAAAACAG ATACAAGTCCATTGAGAAAAGGTGTGAagttaacattaaaacaaaataaatctgCAAACAGAAAGAGACACAAACATTCAAGAGCTCAAGAAAAACCAAGGAATGACTCTGACTGTGATTCAGATACTCCTCTGACATTATTGTCGAAAAGTAGGGATATTGACACAAATAATAGTGATATCAATAATGACGATAATATGGGTCACATTGCCCTCGGATGTGAAGAAACTGATGATAAAACAGATAATCATATTGCAG GCCACCAGCCTGTCAAAATAAACGCAATCAAGCAGATATCAGAGCGGAGACGCGTCATTTTGACGTGCGGCGCCGTACTGAGGGACACCACGGCCTGCCCCTTCCGCCACCACAAAAGCTGGTTCCAATGCTTCTTCTGCCATGAAAACTTTATTCAACTCAATTTACTAAGAACCCACACGAACGAAACGCATTCTGACATAGAgggagaattaaaaaaaataaaacgctACCCGCGCTCGCTCCAAATCGAAATTTCGAATTTGGAATGCCGCCATTGCAATTTGAATTTGACAGATGTCGAAAACATGCGCCGCCATCTTTGCGACGTCCATAATAAGGTTATTTATAGGGAATGCATTGCTGATTATAAAGTTGATGCGAGTCCCTACACTTGTCATTTGTGTACGCAGGAGTTTCACGTTTTTAGAACATTGACGACGCATCTAAATGAGCATTACGCGAATTGTATTTGTGATGTTTGCGGGAAATCGTTCCTTAATTCCAAGAGGCTTAAGGTTCATAAACGCACGCATGACATTGGCAATTTTCCGTGCTCAGAATGCGGGAAAAcactaaaaactaaaatttctaAAGCTAATCATATGGAGAGCGCGCATTCGAAACGCATTATAAAATGTCAGATATGTTTCAAGCCTATGAAACACTATAATGATAGAATCAAACACATGTCTGAAGCGCATAATATAACGCATAAATTTAAATGCCCGATATGCGCTAGAGAATACAACATAAAGCATTATTTGGCGACGCATATAAGACAGACGCACGGGcataagaataaaaaatgttCTGAATGTGGCATGGCGTTTATTACTAACCATGGATTGAAGAAACATATGTTGAAACATACGGGGGAGAAGCCCTATACTTGTTCAGTATGTTGTAAAGCTTATGCGAGGAGTTATACTTTGAGGGAGCATATGAGAGCGCATGAAAATGATCGGAGGTACATGTGCCCTGAATAA
- the LOC133531550 gene encoding zinc finger protein 729-like isoform X12 produces the protein MSAMWKLEKDLCRCCHAEGSFKHLSDPCFLLGQEEIYSVMLQDCLDIKIVPMTGPLCDATYTICESCVARLRDASNFKRQVQDCEERFKEMYSKNMIKGFAVKDEPCESDADMKQEFQSVEEDEDDDDAFMKFDDEGDDASSYEEHEEMISVEIEAESSAKGKGKAKAKPKPKPKKAPVKKTKSKEKPIKVETEELTEAAVSGEKKKGPNNNFTLTLEDDGSETYTCDECGSGFKKRNHFSQHYRHVHLKLRPKLRSCYLCHLKVPAHMRAFHLETVHGWPAPSCGACGKKFAYPFQVLKHQKVDHMGEKSHTCEVCSMQFASKYRLSQHAIKHTELRKHKCTFCGKAFRWRNNLKTHIMIHLDDRSFVCPVCGEGFVQQSSLKYHMSKRHPDTS, from the exons ATGTCGGCAATGTGGAAGCTAGAAAAGGACTTGTGCCGATGTTGTCACGCGGAGGGCTCCTTTAAGCATCTATCGGATCCCTGCTTCCTTTTGGGGCAGGAGGAAATCTACTCCGTCATGTTGCAAGATTGTCTAGATATCAAG ATTGTTCCCATGACGGGGCCCCTTTGCGATGCCACATACACTATCTGTGAGTCATGCGTGGCGCGGCTGCGTGACGCCTCCAACTTCAAGCGCCAGGTGCAGGACTGCGAGGAGCGCTTCAAGGAAATGTACAGCAAGAATATGATCAAAG GGTTTGCAGTTAAAGACGAGCCTTGTGAGTCTGATG ctgACATGAAGCAAGAATTCCAAAGCGTTGAAGAGGACGAGGATGATGACGACGCCTTCATGAAGTTTGATG ATGAAGGCGACGACGCTTCGTCGTACGAAGAGCACGAAGAAATGATCAGCGTTGAGATAGAGGCCGAGTCGTCAGCCAAGGGCAAGGGCAAGGCCAAAGCCAAGCCCAAGCCTAAGCCCAAGAAGGCTCCCGTCAAGAAAACCAAGTCCAAGGAGAAACCTATCAAG GTGGAGACGGAGGAGCTGACTGAGGCGGCGGTGAGCGGAGAGAAGAAGAAAG GGCCCAACAACAATTTTACGCTCACATTGGAAGACGACGGTTCCGAAACATACACTTGTGACGAATGCGGTAGTGGCTTCAAGAAACGGAACCACTTTAGCCAACACTACAGGCATGTTCACCTCAAGCTTCGCCCTAAGCTTCGCTCCTGCTATCTCTGCCACCTCAAGGTCCCCGCTCACATGCGAGCGTTTCATCTAGAAACCGTTCATGGCTGGCCGGCCCCCTCCTGCGGCGCTTGCGGCAAGAAATTCGCCTACCCCTTCCAAGTACTAAAGCATCAGAAAGTCGACCACATGGGTGAAAAATCTCACACCTGCGAAGTATGCAGCATGCAATTCGCTTCGAAATACAGATTGAGCCAGCACGCTATCAAGCATACGGAGCTGCGAAAACACAAGTGCACGTTCTGTGGGAAGGCGTTTAGATGGAGGAACAACTTGAAAACGCATATCATGATACATTTGGATGATAGGTCGTTTGTGTGTCCGGTGTGTGGGGAGGGTTTCGTTCAACAGAGCAGTTTGAAGTATCACATGTCTAAACGACATCCTGATACATCGTAA
- the LOC133531559 gene encoding uncharacterized protein LOC133531559 gives MSLEEKDPIYLDICHQLDAFCKRVEEKVDKDQQQLKARKKNTELEEKLALEMKKNAELLRQLEEVSSRYTELDRLCAMFPGQLTISDNDQTRLDQAKLSYEVAKELTGVRFDYTAPPNICKGYVKSESRKLLQPFNLEGDASAALWRLAEAGAAPEWRLAHNENLPPN, from the exons ATGAGTTTAGAGGAGAAAGATCcaatatatttagatatatgtcaTCAATTGGATGCTTTCTGTAAACGAGTTGAAG AAAAAGTGGATAAGGATCAGCAGCAGTTAAAAGCGCGGAAGAAAAACACCGAACTTGAAGAGAAACTAGCTCTTGAAATGAAAAAGAAC GCGGAATTGTTACGACAACTAGAAGAGGTTTCAAGTCGGTACACAGAGCTGGATCGGTTGTGTGCCATGTTCCCGGGGCAGCTCACCATTTCTGACAATGACCAGACACGGCTTGATCAGGCCAA GTTATCATATGAAGTTGCCAAAGAGCTGACGGGAGTGAGATTTGACTACACGGCTCCACCTAACATTTGTAAAGGCT ATGTGAAGAGCGAGTCCCGGAAGCTGCTCCAACCGTTCAACCTGGAGGGCGACGCCAGCGCCGCCCTGTGGAGGCTCGCGgaggccggcgccgcgcccgagTGGCGCCTCGCCCACAACGAGAACCTGCCGCCCAACTAG
- the LOC133531572 gene encoding zinc finger protein 43-like isoform X1, with protein sequence MDVENLKSWVSQPDVCRCCLSASGTWDLTASYVTEAGIKEVFSDILQECYGISLSYLSEWGPSRLVCALCVGHLRDATSFKKQVQEADKYFTEYLSKKDSIETVKTEPDMDYCADDFADQMEIGKTDTSPLRKGVKLTLKQNKSANRKRHKHSRAQEKPRNDSDCDSDTPLTLLSKSRDIDTNNSDINNDDNMGHIALGCEETDDKTDNHIAESSSWNSPRVTPESYIENRHLRSNITLILKNSTILPFKHINKYKYTCLYCDSSYLFFKQLKIHINDKHNNVTEKEISRRLKTPKNLIKAEVSEIRCKLCDTTLKSIDILIEHLVKYHNKIYYNTSKFKPSHGILGFDLTSEKFRCHICKREFRFFKNLSIHMNEHSANFVCHYCGKKFLSDHRLHAHVKMHKENESKCKICEKQFRSSSARAYHVRKIHSKSAYKCPECDEVFLQYQKRMQHLVQAHNLKKPEYKCDICHKNYASSGGLSAHVQYSHLKNREYACQICGKNFGYKWTLKKHLIVHSGAKNFECKFCSKRFAEPYTLKVHLRIHLNEKPHSCAICKAAFIQKCSLKNHIRVHHPDLEIDLKKL encoded by the exons atGGACGTAGAGAATTTAAAGAGCTGGGTATCACAACCAGACGTCTGTCGGTGCTGCCTCTCAGCCAGCGGTACCTGGGACCTTACAGCATCGTACGTTACAGAGGCTGGAATCAAAGAAGTATTTTCAGACATTTTACAGGAATGTTACGGGATATCT CTCTCGTACCTATCAGAGTGGGGACCAAGTCGGCTGGTGTGTGCGTTATGTGTAGGACACCTGAGGGACGCCACCAGCTTCAAGAAACAAGTGCAAGAGGCAGACAAATACTTCACAGAATATCTTAGTAAGAAAG ACAGCATTGAAACGGTAAAGACTGAACCAGATATGGACTACTGTGCAGATGACTTTGCTGACCAAATGGAAATAGGTAAAACAG ATACAAGTCCATTGAGAAAAGGTGTGAagttaacattaaaacaaaataaatctgCAAACAGAAAGAGACACAAACATTCAAGAGCTCAAGAAAAACCAAGGAATGACTCTGACTGTGATTCAGATACTCCTCTGACATTATTGTCGAAAAGTAGGGATATTGACACAAATAATAGTGATATCAATAATGACGATAATATGGGTCACATTGCCCTCGGATGTGAAGAAACTGATGATAAAACAGATAATCATATTGCAG AATCATCAAGCTGGAATTCCCCAAGAGTGACTCCCGAAAGCTACATCGAAAATCGCCATCTGAGGTCAAACATCACACTAATATTGAAGAACTCGACAATACTACCGTTCAAAcatattaacaaatacaaatacaccTGCCTATATTGCGACAGCTCATATTTGTTtttcaaacaattaaaaatacatattaacgACAAACATAACAACGTTACCGAAAAGGAAATATCAAGGCGCTTAAAAACACCTAAAAACCTAATAAAAGCCGAAGTTAGCGAAATAAGGTGTAAGCTGTGTGATACGACTTTAAAAAGTATAGATATTTTAATAGAGCATTTAGTTAAATACCATAATAAAATTTACTACAACACTTCCAAGTTCAAACCATCGCATGGTATTTTAGGTTTCGACTTAACATCCGAAAAATTCCGATGTCATATTTGCAAAAGAGAAtttcgatttttcaaaaaccttTCGATTCATATGAACGAACACAGCGCCAATTTCGTATGCCATTATTGCGGAAAAAAGTTCCTATCTGATCATAGATTGCACGCACACGTAAAAatgcataaagaaaatgaatcTAAATGTAAAATTTGCGAAAAACAATTCCGCAGTTCTTCAGCAAGGGCTTATCATGTCAGAAAAATCCATAGCAAGTCTGCTTACAAATGCCCAGAATGTGACGAAGTGTTTTTGCAATATCAAAAACGGATGCAACACTTGGTACAAGCACATAACCTTAAAAAGCCTGAATATAAGTGTGATATATGTCATAAAAACTATGCTAGCTCCGGGGGCCTTAGCGCTCATGTTCAGTATTCACATTTGAAAAATAGAGAATATGCATGTCAGATATGCGGAAAGAACTTCGGCTACAAGTGGACTttgaaaaaacatttaattgttCATTCTGGGGCTAAAAATTTTGAATGTAAGTTCTGCAGTAAACGATTTGCTGAACCTTATACTCTAAAGGTACATTTGCGTATACATTTAAATGAGAAGCCCCATTCTTGTGCAATATGTAAAGCTgcttttatacaaaaatgtagtttgaAAAATCATATACGCGTTCATCATCCCGATTTGGAAATTGATTTGAAGaagttataa
- the LOC133531558 gene encoding uncharacterized protein LOC133531558, with the protein MRNVEIKARITDYENICKVAAELSQSEGTIIKQDDTFFRVNEGRLKMRFYADSSATLVRYDRDDEGGPKLSNYELLEFSANESEKALLLDSMLRKCLGARGRVVKERKLYMVGQTRVHIDTVQDLGHFMELEVVLRPEQTLDDGQAIARELQTKLGVKDEDLIECAYVDLLDKK; encoded by the exons ATGCGCAACGTAGAAATCAAAGCAAGAATAACCGACTATGAAAACATTTGTAAAGtggctgcagaactcagtcaaTCAGAGGGAACCATTATAAAGCAAGACGATACTTTCTTCCGAGTCAACGAGGGACGGTTAAAGATGCGTTTCTACGCGGACTCCTCGGCTACACTAGTGCGTTACGATAGAGACGACGAAGGCGGACCAAAGCTTAGTAACTACGAGTTGTTGGAGTTTTCGGCGAATGAAAGTGAGAAGGCATTGCTACTGGATAGTATGCTGAGGAAATGTTTGGGGGCGCGAGGACGTGTGGTCAAAGAGCG TAAGCTCTACATGGTCGGCCAGACCCGAGTCCACATAGACACCGTCCAAGATCTCGGGCACTTCATGGAGTTGGAGGTGGTGCTGAGGCCTGAGCAGACGCTGGACGACGGCCAGGCCATCGCTCGGGAATTGCAGACCAAACTTGGAGTTAAGGACGAGGATCTGATTGAGTGTGCCTATGTTGATCTGTTAGATAAGAAGTAG
- the LOC133531550 gene encoding zinc finger protein 420-like isoform X11 — MSAMWKLEKDLCRCCHAEGSFKHLSDPCFLLGQEEIYSVMLQDCLDIKIVPMTGPLCDATYTICESCVARLRDASNFKRQVQDCEERFKEMYSKNMIKGFAVKDEPCESDADMKQEFQSVEEDEDDDDAFMKFDDEGDDASSYEEHEEMISVEIEAESSAKGKGKAKAKPKPKPKKAPVKKTKSKEKPIKVETEELTEAAVSGEKKKGRPPRANYYTLTPDNKYACNECEKSFLSQPLVSQHYRFVHLKKRPRERKCPHCDAKVPGYLRAYHLEEAHGIPAPTCGVCNKKFRFPCQVLEHQKKVHMGEKTVNCKMCSKSFFNNLSLRLHMATHSSVKKYKCDECNREFRWENNLKDHVKIHTGDKRYTCPVCDKAFVQKSTLKQHALRNHRGVDVHHTR; from the exons ATGTCGGCAATGTGGAAGCTAGAAAAGGACTTGTGCCGATGTTGTCACGCGGAGGGCTCCTTTAAGCATCTATCGGATCCCTGCTTCCTTTTGGGGCAGGAGGAAATCTACTCCGTCATGTTGCAAGATTGTCTAGATATCAAG ATTGTTCCCATGACGGGGCCCCTTTGCGATGCCACATACACTATCTGTGAGTCATGCGTGGCGCGGCTGCGTGACGCCTCCAACTTCAAGCGCCAGGTGCAGGACTGCGAGGAGCGCTTCAAGGAAATGTACAGCAAGAATATGATCAAAG GGTTTGCAGTTAAAGACGAGCCTTGTGAGTCTGATG ctgACATGAAGCAAGAATTCCAAAGCGTTGAAGAGGACGAGGATGATGACGACGCCTTCATGAAGTTTGATG ATGAAGGCGACGACGCTTCGTCGTACGAAGAGCACGAAGAAATGATCAGCGTTGAGATAGAGGCCGAGTCGTCAGCCAAGGGCAAGGGCAAGGCCAAAGCCAAGCCCAAGCCTAAGCCCAAGAAGGCTCCCGTCAAGAAAACCAAGTCCAAGGAGAAACCTATCAAG GTGGAGACGGAGGAGCTGACTGAGGCGGCGGTGAGCGGAGAGAAGAAGAAAG GAAGGCCACCACGAGCCAATTATTACACACTGACACCGGACAACAAGTACGCATGCAACGAATGCGAGAAATCATTCCTCTCCCAACCGCTCGTCTCTCAACACTACCGCTTCGTCCATCTCAAAAAACGACCTAGAGAACGAAAATGTCCACACTGTGACGCCAAAGTCCCAGGGTATTTAAGAGCCTATCACTTAGAGGAAGCCCATGGAATACCAGCGCCGACTTGTGGAGTATGTAACAAGAAATTTCGCTTTCCATGCCAAGTCCTGGAGCACCAAAAGAAAGTTCACATGGGAGAGAAAACCGTTAATTGCAAAATGTGTTCAAAAAGCTTCTTCAACAATTTAAGCTTAAGACTGCATATGGCGACGCATAGTAGTGTTAAGAAATATAAATGCGATGAGTGTAACAGGGAGTTTCGGTGGGAGAATAACTTGAAAGATCACGTGAAGATTCATACTGGAGATAAAAGATACACTTGTCCGGTGTGTGATAAGGCGTTTGTACAGAAGTCCACGCTGAAACAGCATGCGCTGAGGAATCATAGAGGAGTCGATGTTCACCATACGAGATAA